From the Aspergillus puulaauensis MK2 DNA, chromosome 1, nearly complete sequence genome, the window AAAATCACTGTGTTTGCATCAGAAACTGCTCAATCAAAAGTCCTGCCAGTACTTACGCTTCGAGATTGGTTGGCGTAGCCCGATAATAGCAGTCAGCGCCAATGGTAAAGCAGTGGGTGCATGACGGCCGAAGCCCATCACAGCGTGATTTCCGCTGACGGCACGTGTTGCATGCTAACGATGTCTTCCCCGGCTTTTGTataccagagccagagccccTGAAACGTGGTGCGTCTACCATCTTAATCAAAGCAGTGCGCCTGATCGTAGAGCTCAGGCCCTCGCTCCGGTCACAAGTGGGGGAGGTCGGGTCGGTGCATATATACCGTAGTGTGGTGGGGAATCAAACCGTGCAATCTTGGATGGAGAGACCGTCTATTCTCGGCACTCCGGGCCACCGAGACCCGCGACAAGTCAGTCGGGGTGGTGGGGTTTCGAAGCCGAGATCCACATCAAAGAAAACCGCTGGTGGTCTTTCTATTCACTTTTGTATTGCTACTGCCTCTTAGAGTCTTTGTAGACAGAGCATCGACCACAAAGCGGTTGTACTAGTGTCTTTCGACCCAGGTAAACGTTATCGAGATGCTTCATCTTCGACCTATTGAACGCCCCCCCAGGAGCCTTTCGACTGAGGATTTTAACTTGGAAAACAAGCAAATTATATCCCACCGCAGACTATCCTTTTCTTCAAAGGCACAGTGCTATCGTCTCAACCTGATATCAACATTGAACTCCGTTGGCTTGACAAACCACAAACACTCCAGGTCCCACTCCTTGTCCGTCGTAAGGCTCATCTATACCATTGTTAGTCACGGCAACCAATAGACTGCCCTAACCAAGGTATGCCATAAGAGGCAAGATAAAATAGGTAGAGGACGGGGAGCACCCACATCGAACTTCCTTAGAAAGCTCGGGACAAGCTTATACATCTCCAATAACGCAATATGCTTCCCAAGACACGTCCTCGACCCACCACCGAAATGCAGCATCGTGGCTTTCATCTCCCCCAGCCGCGTGCGCTCTTCAGGTGAAGCGGAAGACTCATCGAGAATCCACCGCTCCGGTCTATACACTTCAACGTCGTCACCGAAAATCCCCTTTCTCCTCTGTAGAACCCACGGGTTACAGCTGACAACCGTCCCACCAGGGATATACTCGCCCGCGATATCGATCCCTTCAGGCGGGGTAACGCGCTCGAGATTCAGGCTGATAGCAGGATGGATCCGGAATGTCTCCTTGACGCAAGCGTCGAGATATGGTAGTTTCTGCGCATCAGCCCAGGAAAAAACCTCGGCATCTGCAATCACTCCGGATTCGACcgcttcctcgacctcccTTCTCAACTTCTCAAGAGCACCCGGATTCCGCAATAGATGGTAGAACACCGCCGAGAGCGAGATAGCCGTCGTATCGGACCCCGCAAGGGCAATCGAGGTCGTCATCGTAAGGATGCGGCTATCATCAAAGAAGCCAGATTGGTCTTCCCGCTGCGACTCGAGGAACATTGTTAGTAGGTCGCCGCGGTCTTTGATTGAATCGAGGCCTGCGGCCTTTCGATCAGCGAGTTCCTGCAGTCGTTCGGACATACGCGCTTTGCTGAACCGCGCTGTGCCCGAGGAGTTGTCCATGAATCCGTATTTATTCAGAAGAATGAGAATCGGGTTCTTCACGAGGAACTTGTCCAGGATGGGCATTTGGCCGATCTGTAGCAGTCAGCTTGGATTTGCTCTGTTTACAGTAGACCTTGTCAGTGCGGAGGAATAGCTATAGCTACCGGCGCCATATACTGAAAAATGCGATCCAACCAGTCAATAATCCCCTCGACATCGCGACACTCATCGATGAACCCCACACGCTTCGAATACGTAACCTCGGTAATAACATCAAACGCAAAGAACTGCAGCCATTGCTTAAAGTCACAGCGTGTTGGTGGCCccgtgctgctgctcgcgTATAGTTGTTCCTTCCGATCAAGGAAGACTTTCGCCGTCTCGCTCACGCGTGCCTCGTACTGCACGATCGAACTCATCGAGAACGCATTGCTAACGGCGCGTCGCAGGCGCGCGTGGTACTCCTGGTCCTGCGTGCCGAAGAGCGATTGCAGGATCTCGCCGCGCGACACTTGCATTTGGACGGGGTAGAAGTCGCTCTGCACTGAACAGTTCAGGGCACCGTCTTGTTTTGATGTACATATAGCAAATGGGTGGATTAGGAAATGGGGTAAAAGCGAGCGCACCTTGCCAAGTTTCTTGTTCATCCCATATATCACCTTGATGGCCTGCGGACTCGAGAATGAGAGCGTGTTCGGTCCCAGCCGGACGATGTCGCCGTACTCCTCGTGCAGCTGCAGATAGCGGAAGTGGGCTTTTCTTGTCCAGACAGTGTAAAGCCGCCACCAGTCGGTCACGGACGCGAGGCGTGGTCCGGAATATTTGTTCAAGCCCCTGTTGAAGTAGCTTTTGGTGAGCCACACAATAACAGCAGTGAGGGGAAGCCAGGGCCAGAGGAGGTTTGATAGAGATGTCACCATATGGGAGAGCATCTTGACGCTATTCGAGGTTGGCGATTCGGGCCTTCTTAGCATGGAAAGTCTACGGTCACAATGAGAGCTAGATATTACCACATAGTGAATACggagtaataataatcataATAATAATGCGCGCCATGTCGGTAGTCTAGATGGCCTGGCCTGGGCCAAGGCTAAATCCTGCCGGGCACCACAAAAGGACTCCAAATCACACCATTGGAGAAGGCTACAACAAGCGAATCCCGAAGTCCGATGTGTGGCATGGGGATACCAAAACATCTGTTGTCTCtgctgatggtggtgaggCTGGGTCGAATGGCGACTCCACCAGAAAAGACGCTAGGGTTTGCAAAGTGAGGTGGCTGAATTCATTCTTTAGGTGTGATATGATCTTCATTTTGTATTAGTACTCCTCAGCCTCTACCTCCTCTGTTTTAAACTCCAACCCCTCGCAACGTGGGGTTTAATTGCACTACGTGACGAAGATGAACCTCGGACTCTTATCACCCAACTCCTTAAGCTCATCCTCTGGCCTCCCATCCGCGAgcgcctctctcctcccagaCCTCCTCTGCTTATTCTCATACAGATAATACGCCCATACGACCCCAAAGGAGATGATGCCGAACGCGCCCATCGCAAGTGAAATCGAATGACCCTTGATATAGCGAGGGCCTTGGTCCGACGGATACAGCTGGTGAAAGCAGTCAAGTTAGGAGCCCGACTACGGAGAGGACAATCAGAACCTTGTAAGAAGGGTGGAGGGACTTACGAAACTGGCCATGACCCCCGCACTGTTTCCGATAGCCGCTTGCATTGCAATTGTTGTCGTTCGCTTCCCATACCGGGGGATGTTGGTCGGGAGCCAGGCTAGCGGAAGACCGACGATCACGTATAGTCCACcggcgacgaggaagcaGCCTGCGTAATGCACCGCGACTCCGCCGTTTGAGATCAACATTCCGTATCCACAGACGGATATCGTACCGAGGGTGACAACGAAGATACCGCGGCGCTGCGTCCGGTCTGACAGGTAGCCCACGACAAGGTATGTGACTGCGCCGAGCATGTAGCATGGGATTGTGAGGACTTGGATTATGGCAGTCGAGAAGTCTGCACTGATTCCTTTGATGATCGTGGGAAGGAACGTGGAGAATGCTGGAGCGCTGTTAGCGACACACGCAGCTTGGATATGGATTATCATGAATAAAGAGCCCTACCGTAGAGCATCACGTCGGCGCCAAACTGGGCGAAGCAGAAGACCCAGATCTTCCAGTCGTAGAATGCTTCAAGAACGTCGGCCCAGTGAAATTGGCTCGCGGAGGGAGTCATGCCAGGTTGTTGGTCTAACCGGGTCTGGACGAGAGCGCGTTCGTCTTCGTTCAGATAGTACGCGCTTGACGGGTCGTCGGCGAAAACAAACCAGGTCAGAATGCCGAACACAATGGTCGGGATCCCCTCGATAATCAGAAtccatcgccagccaagGTAGCCTCCGTGCCCTAAAGCTTGCTATTAGATGGGAGCAGTCTTGACTGTTGCAGCTAAAACGGACGTACCATCGAGGTATCCAATGGCGAAAGCAAGTAAACCGCCGCACGCCCCAGCCAGCGCAGAACAAGCGAACAGAACGGCAATCCGCAGGGCGATTTCCCGCCGGGTATAGAACATGGTCAGGTACGTGACGAGGCCCGGCCACATTCCGCCTTCGAAGGCTCCCAGCAGGATGCGGCAGGCCAGCATGCCGCCAAAGTTCTGCGTGACGCCAGCAAGTGTTGCGATAATTCCCCAGCTGCTGGTAATGAAGGCAATCCATCTGGATGGACGAATGCGTTTGATCACCCAGTTGGAGGGTAACTCGACGCTGATGTACGTTGCAAACAGGATGGATACGAGGATCTGGTACTGATTTCCGTGTAGGCCTAGATCTTCTTCGAGCCCGTAAAGGCTGGGGAAGTCGATATCGGTTAGATGGTGTAGTCGTCTGGTGCTGAGACAGAACCTCACCGAGCGTTCCCGATATTCACACTAGGGACGTCAGTCCTCGTGCAGATATCAGCAATTTGAGGTCACTCACCGGTCAAGAAAGCTGAAGATGTAGATGAGCATGGATAACCTGCAGGCTTTCCGTTAACCCCCGCCTCGACGCTTGAAATAGTCACTCACGGCATAATGTGCAGCTATTCTTAGGTTAGTCACGGCTCCAGCTTAATGAACGACATAATACATCTATCTTCCTCAGCACGCGTCTCTCCGCTGCTGGATCAAGGACAACCGGTTCAACATCTTTCGATTCAGTTCGGCTTGGTGGGTAAAGCTGTGCCGTGTCTTGAAGCCCGATCTTGAGCGACATGTTAAGTGCGGCAGGGTAAAAAAGCGCCGCGGTAGAAGTAAACAAGTGAGCTGGACCTAGTGTTTATGCAGCAACAGGGATGCGTATAAGGTAAATTATCCGGTAAGATATGATGCCAGTAGATTTTGTTCTCGACCCATCCGAATCGCGTGTCGCTAGACCGAGTCATGGTatctggaactggaaagtGCAATATCGCCCTATAATTACGAGATTGTTCCTTCGACCTGCCTGCAAACCGCACGTTCTGCGTCAACCCCATGTCCCATGGCCTCGATTCCACTCAGGATGTGCTCGATCGTTAGCGTCGCCGATTGCGCCTTCGAGGCCAAGATGTGCTCATGCAGGCCAGGAAGAACAAGTTGCAGACAAGCGTCCGGCAGACTCCAATTATCGGAAACAAGGAGACGCAATCTGGCTCCCTGTTGACGTTATCGCGGAGTGCTCCAAGTCTGAAGCACGAACCGCACATCGTCTGGGGTATGTCTGGACATGACATGTTGCTCCCAGTCGCCGCGGCTTAAAAGCGTGCAGGAATTACAGCATTTGATCCCTGGTGTGTCTCGGATTGGTGTACTAACGTCTTTCCTTTCGAGGTTCCTTGCGTTGCTGAGTTACCTGATCGTTCAGCACACGATAGGATACCCTCCTCACCGGTATAATTGCCTAGTTTGTGATTCCACCGCTACTGCTGCGAAATGTCAAAGTCTCAAATGACTCCTTGCACAATCTTTACTAGTGTCTTATAAACAGTCTCGTCAACCTCGACCTCTCCAGCGGCCAACGCCTCCGCCCTCGCCTTCGCCGAACCCTCAAACGGCAGCCGCAGCGCCTGTGCTCCCTCAGCGACAGGGCTGTCCTTAACACCTTGACAATACTTATCGACCTCCGTCTTGTACTCTGCAATGGGCCGAAACCTCGCCGGATCAATCGCAATAATACTGAGCCCGAACTGCTCCAATGGCGGCGGGAACGCCGGTGATCCCGCCAGCACACCAAACAACTGAACCATGGATGCAAGACCCGACCCTTTATACCCGCCCCAGGGAGCAATCGAGCCCTGGAATACCTCAAATGGATCCGTCGTCGATTCGCCCCGCGCGTTGAAGGCTGAATTAGCTGGTAACTCCGTCCCCAGTCTTTGCGCAAGTACGATATCAGCATGAAGAATCTTCGATGTCGCAATATCCAGAATAACAGGCTTCCCACTCGACGGAAGCCCGACACAAACAGGATTCGTCCCATTGATCCCCTTATACCCGCCTTCAATGGTAACCCATGGTGTCGAGCTGGCCGTGATAATCGTAACGAGATCCTCCTTGGCTGCCTTCTCCGCGTAGTACGCGAGCATCCCTGTTGTCCAGGTATTGCATGCTGCGACGATGGCGATCCCGCactccttggccttggcgATCACCATCTCGGTTGCTTTCTCGCCGACGAGGTATCCGAATGTGTCATTGCCGTTGAGGTGTGCGAGGACGGGGGTCTCGGTTGTGATGCTGATGTCTTCAGCGGGCTTTTTGTCACCGAGGCGATCGCGGATTGCGAGGATGCGCGCGAGGCCAGCGGAGGAGTAGCCGCGGAGCTGGCTGTCGAGAAGGTGAAGGGCAATCCGTGTTGCGTTTTCTGGCGTGTACCCGGTTTGCACGAGGACGTCGTGCGCGAGCTGTTGCGCTTGAGCGATTGGCAGCTTCATTGTACCGGTTCTGGATGCGCGACGATGTGAGAAATTTGCAGAGGTAAGGAATGCGGCGGCCACAAGACAACGTGGGGAAGCAACTCATGCCACTGCGCCCATTGAACACCACTTGGGGAATTGCAACTGCGCGTCCATCTGTAGGACCAACCTGACTCGCCTAGGTCTGGCGTGCTTTTGGAGTAGAATGCCGAGTGCCAATCCTGGCCCACATGGCTGAGCCACGATTCAATGCCGATATTGCTCCCAGGGACGCTTGATGGACATTGGTACATACCAGTTGGGCCGGGTCTAGTGGAGATGGACTGTACGAGGGAGACCTAGGTTTGCAAATTGCAGGCACCTGTACCTAACTACAACGCTGAAAAAATGCAAAGAGAACAGTTCATACACCGTcaggcttttcttccatttCTGGAATAAGGTGCTGCGTaggttttatattatatattaaacaTGAGTAACAGCCTCACGCCTAATCTATATCTGAGATGTTTCTAGAACATGCCAGCGCGGGCGGTGCAGCTTCAAAGAGCACATGGCGACAAATAGAAGGTAGACATGTTTCTAAGATCCAGATAAtgaaagagatatataacaAAAGATAGCACAGTTTAAGGCAATATCAAAAGTAGTATCTTCTATAATTGTCATCTGCGGAAACTACCCTTTGCTTGAATGTATCGTATAATGAGAGCCAGCGTCGTCCGCAATGGCCTCTTTGACATCACATTTATTATGATCTAAGTTAGGTTCGATGCCGAAGTATCTATGATATAGAGATAGAAGAGCTCTCTACAGTATCACTCCCAATGCTGAGAAAATTTCTTATTGTCGGCGTAATAAAGTCAAGAGACAACTCTGATGCATCCTTATGTGGTTGGGATCAAATGGGTTACTAGCATGTACAAGAAAGGGGCGATAGGTCGACTCTCAAGTTCATATTACTATGCGGAGTAGGTGCTGGCT encodes:
- a CDS encoding cytochrome P450 (COG:Q;~EggNog:ENOG410PI7V;~InterPro:IPR001128,IPR017972,IPR002401,IPR036396;~PFAM:PF00067;~TransMembrane:1 (o12-31i);~go_function: GO:0005506 - iron ion binding [Evidence IEA];~go_function: GO:0016705 - oxidoreductase activity, acting on paired donors, with incorporation or reduction of molecular oxygen [Evidence IEA];~go_function: GO:0020037 - heme binding [Evidence IEA];~go_process: GO:0055114 - oxidation-reduction process [Evidence IEA]), with the translated sequence MLSHMVTSLSNLLWPWLPLTAVIVWLTKSYFNRGLNKYSGPRLASVTDWWRLYTVWTRKAHFRYLQLHEEYGDIVRLGPNTLSFSSPQAIKVIYGMNKKLGKVRSLLPHFLIHPFAICTSKQDGALNCSVQSDFYPVQMQVSRGEILQSLFGTQDQEYHARLRRAVSNAFSMSSIVQYEARVSETAKVFLDRKEQLYASSSTGPPTRCDFKQWLQFFAFDVITEVTYSKRVGFIDECRDVEGIIDWLDRIFQYMAPIGQMPILDKFLVKNPILILLNKYGFMDNSSGTARFSKARMSERLQELADRKAAGLDSIKDRGDLLTMFLESQREDQSGFFDDSRILTMTTSIALAGSDTTAISLSAVFYHLLRNPGALEKLRREVEEAVESGVIADAEVFSWADAQKLPYLDACVKETFRIHPAISLNLERVTPPEGIDIAGEYIPGGTVVSCNPWVLQRRKGIFGDDVEVYRPERWILDESSASPEERTRLGEMKATMLHFGGGSRTCLGKHIALLEMYKLVPSFLRKFDMSLTTDKEWDLECLWFVKPTEFNVDIRLRR
- a CDS encoding uncharacterized protein (COG:G;~EggNog:ENOG410PFT2;~InterPro:IPR020846,IPR011701,IPR036259;~PFAM:PF07690;~TransMembrane:12 (i43-61o81-100i112-129o141-159i171-194o206-226i275-295o307-330i342-359o365-389i401-421o433-456i);~go_function: GO:0022857 - transmembrane transporter activity [Evidence IEA];~go_process: GO:0055085 - transmembrane transport [Evidence IEA]), coding for MSLKIGLQDTAQLYPPSRTESKDVEPVVLDPAAERRVLRKIDLHIMPLSMLIYIFSFLDRVNIGNARLYGLEEDLGLHGNQYQILVSILFATYISVELPSNWVIKRIRPSRWIAFITSSWGIIATLAGVTQNFGGMLACRILLGAFEGGMWPGLVTYLTMFYTRREIALRIAVLFACSALAGACGGLLAFAIGYLDGHGGYLGWRWILIIEGIPTIVFGILTWFVFADDPSSAYYLNEDERALVQTRLDQQPGMTPSASQFHWADVLEAFYDWKIWVFCFAQFGADVMLYAFSTFLPTIIKGISADFSTAIIQVLTIPCYMLGAVTYLVVGYLSDRTQRRGIFVVTLGTISVCGYGMLISNGGVAVHYAGCFLVAGGLYVIVGLPLAWLPTNIPRYGKRTTTIAMQAAIGNSAGVMASFLYPSDQGPRYIKGHSISLAMGAFGIISFGVVWAYYLYENKQRRSGRREALADGRPEDELKELGDKSPRFIFVT
- a CDS encoding Ldh family oxidoreductase (COG:C;~EggNog:ENOG410PK7G;~InterPro:IPR043144,IPR036111,IPR043143,IPR003767;~PFAM:PF02615;~go_function: GO:0016491 - oxidoreductase activity [Evidence IEA];~go_process: GO:0055114 - oxidation-reduction process [Evidence IEA]), with product MKLPIAQAQQLAHDVLVQTGYTPENATRIALHLLDSQLRGYSSAGLARILAIRDRLGDKKPAEDISITTETPVLAHLNGNDTFGYLVGEKATEMVIAKAKECGIAIVAACNTWTTGMLAYYAEKAAKEDLVTIITASSTPWVTIEGGYKGINGTNPVCVGLPSSGKPVILDIATSKILHADIVLAQRLGTELPANSAFNARGESTTDPFEVFQGSIAPWGGYKGSGLASMVQLFGVLAGSPAFPPPLEQFGLSIIAIDPARFRPIAEYKTEVDKYCQGVKDSPVAEGAQALRLPFEGSAKARAEALAAGEVEVDETVYKTLVKIVQGVI